A single region of the Bacteroidales bacterium genome encodes:
- a CDS encoding glycosyltransferase, translating to MKKVLVISPVHTHPINGGSSFGVNNVCNNLKSIGMDVHFLYIANSPGFDTKQLYIDEMGKIFRERFFTFESKNKFPFAPIAPKNIFQKIKQKFLFEIKSNKFYTNKIDDFFDDGINEFLQDLQSKENFKAVIVNYVFYSKALTIFGKNVLKILETHDLFANRHLIFHKKRLPNTWFSFSPNAEIKGLKRADVIIAVQKSEKVYFSEKLKNKKVISVGRILDISEFKPKEKTTNKLLYIASGNNTNLASYNYFLENIFPIIIKKNPEVELLVAGSICNLIDDNKNIRKLGNIDKLNDIYDSCDVVVNPVILGTGLKIKTVEALFHNKPLVTTSIGAEGLEEGINTAFFVEDKPEKFADRVVELLENIESYNKTSKNAFEFIKKYKDDNLNELKNIF from the coding sequence ATGAAAAAAGTTCTGGTAATATCACCGGTTCACACACATCCCATTAATGGTGGAAGCAGCTTTGGAGTTAATAATGTTTGCAATAACTTGAAGAGTATCGGCATGGATGTTCATTTTTTATATATCGCAAATAGTCCGGGTTTTGATACAAAACAACTGTACATTGATGAAATGGGAAAAATATTTAGGGAGAGGTTTTTTACTTTCGAATCTAAAAATAAATTTCCTTTTGCACCAATTGCTCCAAAAAATATTTTTCAAAAAATAAAACAGAAATTCTTATTCGAAATCAAGTCAAATAAATTTTATACAAATAAAATTGATGATTTTTTTGATGACGGGATTAATGAGTTTCTGCAAGATTTGCAATCAAAAGAAAATTTCAAAGCAGTTATTGTTAATTATGTTTTTTATTCAAAGGCATTAACAATATTTGGCAAAAATGTATTAAAAATATTGGAAACGCATGATTTGTTTGCAAACAGACATTTAATATTTCACAAAAAAAGATTACCTAATACGTGGTTTTCATTTTCACCAAATGCAGAAATAAAAGGATTAAAACGTGCTGATGTTATAATTGCCGTTCAAAAAAGCGAAAAGGTTTATTTTTCGGAAAAATTAAAAAATAAAAAAGTTATATCAGTAGGAAGAATACTTGATATTTCCGAATTCAAACCAAAAGAAAAAACAACAAATAAATTACTTTATATTGCTTCCGGAAATAATACAAATCTTGCTTCTTATAATTATTTCCTCGAAAATATTTTCCCTATAATCATTAAAAAAAATCCTGAAGTTGAACTTTTAGTTGCAGGTAGTATTTGCAATTTAATTGATGACAACAAAAATATTAGAAAGCTCGGAAATATTGATAAGCTAAATGATATTTATGATAGCTGTGATGTTGTTGTTAATCCTGTGATTTTAGGAACAGGTTTAAAAATCAAAACAGTTGAAGCACTGTTTCATAATAAACCTTTAGTAACAACATCAATAGGTGCAGAAGGACTGGAAGAAGGAATTAATACTGCCTTTTTTGTTGAAGACAAACCCGAAAAATTTGCTGATAGAGTTGTTGAATTGCTCGAAAACATTGAATCATACAACAAAACCTCAAAAAATGCTTTTGAATTTATAAAAAAATATAAAGATGATAATCTTAATGAATTGAAAAATATTTTCTGA
- a CDS encoding exostosin family protein yields the protein MDSTKIKLFTDFNIAKNNIENLSFILTSILFNDNKNNPCSQSNFGFELVHEPDNADFFILPINWEWLKALNLLEKSKFLINLANEKNKKIIVFYYDDDDKDIGLENSIVFRTSLNKSKQRTANSINFAMPSWREDIKVINFKDNYFLSKKEEKPKIGFRGCSQPIDALEIFKKKLKNNINRVSYKISKKCLLHEKWYYDGYKFRADALKILKNNDKINSDITITSMFGDKKLTMSQNKKMFIDNIINNNYVLCTRGGGNYSYRFYETIICGRIPVFINTDCVLPYDFCIDWKKYVVWVEENEINKIDKILLDFHNSISDEEFLNLQLNIRKLYEEYISPSGFINNIHNHFEYLELR from the coding sequence ATGGATTCAACAAAAATTAAATTGTTTACGGATTTTAATATTGCAAAGAATAATATTGAGAATTTATCATTTATTTTAACATCTATTCTTTTTAATGACAATAAAAATAATCCATGTTCTCAATCAAATTTCGGTTTTGAACTGGTGCATGAACCAGATAATGCCGACTTTTTTATTTTGCCAATAAACTGGGAATGGCTTAAAGCATTGAATTTACTCGAAAAGTCGAAATTCCTTATAAATCTTGCAAACGAAAAGAATAAAAAGATAATTGTATTTTATTATGATGATGATGATAAAGATATAGGTTTAGAAAATTCGATTGTTTTCAGAACTTCATTAAATAAATCAAAACAGAGAACCGCAAATTCGATAAATTTTGCAATGCCTTCGTGGAGAGAAGATATAAAAGTAATAAATTTTAAAGATAATTATTTTTTAAGCAAAAAAGAAGAAAAACCTAAAATAGGTTTCAGAGGTTGTTCGCAGCCTATTGATGCACTGGAGATATTTAAAAAGAAATTAAAAAATAATATTAACAGGGTTTCTTATAAGATTTCAAAAAAATGTTTGTTGCATGAAAAGTGGTATTACGATGGTTATAAATTCAGAGCTGATGCATTAAAAATTTTGAAAAATAATGATAAAATAAATTCAGATATAACAATAACCAGTATGTTTGGCGATAAAAAGCTTACCATGTCGCAGAATAAAAAAATGTTTATCGATAATATAATAAATAATAATTATGTGCTATGCACAAGAGGAGGAGGAAATTATTCCTATCGTTTTTATGAAACTATTATTTGCGGAAGAATTCCTGTTTTTATTAATACCGATTGTGTGTTGCCTTATGATTTTTGCATCGACTGGAAAAAATATGTAGTTTGGGTTGAAGAAAACGAAATAAATAAAATCGACAAGATACTTTTGGATTTTCATAACAGCATTTCCGATGAGGAATTTTTAAATCTTCAATTGAATATAAGAAAACTTTATGAAGAATATATTTCACCGAGCGGCTTTATTAATAATATACACAATCATTTTGAATATTTGGAGTTGAGATAA
- a CDS encoding gliding motility-associated C-terminal domain-containing protein translates to MKKSILTSALLLIGSFIFAQDGTRKPISDPTVNGQTIDLTTGMEITSSGANASTSPSPNYHPVTYAANEYYTVVLHSANHTKLKFSFRTISQLAPDVSHVPIEHVDIKSTDHLKVYEGIGTGGTVLFDYTDLSYTTTASYPALNGSAVVSMGEYITIEWTSASASAGYGFRVAVGCPPDNCNGNKPAADSCQNATPICDLTNYCGNTSYWYSRDLPGTTGAMCDGNFSYPTTCALFNGAVDNNSWLIFQAASSAVNLQVTVSNCTNSTNNGIQFAVYNGSNCNNFTLVSDAVYISPTGIPPPGTTVSLTGLTPGNNYYIMIDGRNGDVCDYTIKASSGVSVISANSTNNNICLGTSTTLCASGGNNFTWSNGGGLGSCVTISPTITTTYTVTGVPDFQLCGLLGTASVVVTINTPPAVLATGNSICSGACTTVTATGGLTYTWSTSPVQYGSAITVCPTATTTYYVTGTNSSGCTNTSSTVVTVNTFTAFGATGNSVCNGGCTTVTATGGSFYTWNTSPPQTSSTITVCPSATTTYIVTITNSLGCSATTSAVVTVNLFTTIGATGNVVCSGGCTTISATGGDTYTWSTSPTKTGATITVCPTATITYTVTGANFSGCSGTSSTVVNINTIPNITATGGQACKGICTTISANGPNLFMWSTGQSGNIISVCPTTTTTYTVTGTTANCTNSTSAIVTIFANPTITANGGAICIGNSFVITASGGSLYTWNIGPNTPGITVSPTTITTYCVTGTDSHTCSNTYCVIVNVNQKPGITLNGTPSSICYGNNTILTASGGNSYSWNNGLGTGQPKTVSPTQTIMYIVTGTNNNGCSNTIQTTITVFPQLFASTIPTDEICNNDSGAACITVTGGVPTYSYLWNTGANTSCINNLHTGSFTVSVVDLNGCPIIRTIVVNNIMTDPDGTPTADKYLDVITHKFLFDWNGTNGSNYHWNFGDGDTSNLKNPNHTYEKSGKYTVKLIVMSANGCLMEYTFTVEVVVPFKIEVFNVFTPNNDNINDRYKVKYTGDYLYFRMLIFDRWGRKLHETKDIDAGWKCDNCSDGTYYYIIYAKGKDGSEYDFHGALTLIK, encoded by the coding sequence ATGAAAAAATCAATATTAACTTCAGCATTACTGTTAATTGGAAGTTTCATTTTTGCACAAGACGGAACACGTAAACCAATCAGTGACCCTACGGTAAACGGGCAAACCATAGACCTAACAACAGGTATGGAAATTACATCGAGCGGAGCAAACGCCTCTACATCTCCTTCTCCTAATTATCACCCGGTAACATATGCTGCAAATGAATATTATACTGTTGTTTTGCACTCAGCAAATCATACCAAATTGAAATTTTCTTTCAGAACGATTAGTCAATTAGCTCCTGATGTTTCTCATGTTCCAATTGAGCACGTTGATATAAAAAGCACCGACCACTTAAAAGTATATGAGGGAATTGGCACAGGAGGCACTGTGTTATTTGATTATACAGATTTATCTTATACAACTACAGCTTCATATCCAGCTTTAAACGGGAGTGCAGTTGTTTCTATGGGGGAGTATATAACTATTGAATGGACATCTGCTTCTGCAAGCGCAGGTTATGGATTCAGGGTCGCTGTGGGTTGTCCTCCCGATAATTGTAATGGAAACAAGCCCGCTGCGGATTCGTGTCAAAACGCTACACCTATTTGTGATTTAACAAACTATTGCGGAAACACAAGTTATTGGTATTCCCGCGATTTGCCGGGAACCACAGGAGCCATGTGCGACGGGAACTTTTCATATCCTACTACCTGTGCCCTTTTCAATGGTGCTGTTGATAACAATTCGTGGCTTATTTTTCAGGCAGCCAGTTCTGCAGTTAACTTGCAGGTAACTGTTAGTAATTGCACAAACAGTACCAATAATGGAATTCAATTTGCAGTATATAATGGTTCAAATTGTAACAATTTTACTTTAGTATCAGATGCAGTATATATTAGTCCTACTGGCATTCCACCTCCTGGTACAACTGTTTCTTTAACGGGGCTAACTCCAGGTAATAATTATTACATTATGATAGATGGAAGGAACGGGGATGTTTGTGATTATACAATTAAAGCAAGCAGTGGTGTATCTGTTATTAGTGCAAATTCTACAAATAATAACATTTGCTTGGGAACATCTACCACTCTTTGTGCAAGCGGGGGAAATAATTTTACATGGAGTAATGGTGGCGGATTAGGGAGTTGCGTAACAATTTCTCCAACAATTACTACTACATATACAGTTACAGGTGTTCCTGATTTTCAGTTATGTGGTCTTCTTGGAACGGCTTCTGTTGTGGTTACTATTAATACACCACCTGCTGTATTAGCAACAGGAAACTCAATTTGCAGTGGAGCATGCACAACAGTTACTGCAACTGGAGGATTAACATATACATGGAGTACAAGCCCTGTGCAATACGGCTCTGCAATAACAGTTTGCCCCACAGCTACAACCACATATTATGTTACAGGAACAAATTCATCGGGATGCACCAACACTTCTTCAACAGTTGTTACTGTAAATACTTTTACTGCGTTTGGAGCTACGGGAAATTCAGTTTGTAACGGAGGATGTACAACAGTTACGGCAACAGGAGGAAGTTTTTATACGTGGAATACAAGTCCGCCACAAACAAGTTCTACTATTACTGTTTGTCCATCAGCAACAACAACATATATAGTCACCATTACAAATTCTTTAGGGTGTTCGGCAACTACTTCAGCAGTTGTAACAGTAAACCTCTTTACTACAATTGGAGCTACGGGAAATGTAGTTTGTAGTGGAGGTTGCACAACAATCTCGGCAACAGGCGGAGATACATATACATGGAGTACAAGTCCAACGAAAACAGGTGCTACTATTACTGTTTGTCCTACAGCAACAATAACTTATACCGTTACCGGTGCAAATTTTTCAGGATGTTCAGGAACTTCTTCAACAGTAGTAAATATAAACACAATACCTAACATCACTGCAACAGGTGGTCAAGCTTGTAAAGGAATATGTACGACAATTTCAGCAAATGGACCTAATTTATTTATGTGGAGTACAGGACAGAGTGGTAATATCATATCAGTTTGTCCTACAACTACTACCACATATACTGTTACCGGAACAACTGCAAACTGTACAAATTCGACGTCTGCAATAGTAACAATATTTGCAAACCCAACAATAACTGCAAACGGAGGAGCAATATGTATTGGCAATTCATTTGTTATCACTGCTTCAGGAGGTAGTTTGTACACGTGGAATATAGGACCAAATACTCCCGGCATAACTGTCAGCCCTACTACTATCACAACTTATTGCGTAACAGGCACCGACTCGCATACTTGTTCAAATACTTATTGTGTTATAGTTAATGTTAACCAAAAGCCCGGTATAACTTTAAATGGAACACCATCATCTATATGTTATGGTAATAATACTATTTTAACAGCTAGCGGAGGTAATTCATATAGTTGGAATAATGGATTAGGTACGGGACAGCCTAAAACAGTTTCACCAACACAAACAATTATGTATATCGTAACTGGTACTAATAATAACGGATGCTCTAATACCATACAAACAACTATTACTGTCTTTCCACAACTTTTTGCAAGTACAATCCCGACTGATGAAATTTGCAATAATGACAGCGGAGCAGCTTGTATAACAGTTACAGGCGGAGTACCCACATATTCATATTTGTGGAATACAGGAGCAAATACAAGTTGCATTAATAATTTACATACAGGAAGTTTTACTGTATCAGTAGTTGATTTGAATGGATGTCCAATAATAAGAACTATAGTTGTTAATAACATAATGACAGACCCTGATGGTACTCCAACTGCCGATAAATATCTTGATGTCATAACTCACAAATTTTTATTTGACTGGAATGGAACAAACGGCTCAAATTATCATTGGAATTTTGGCGACGGAGATACAAGCAATCTAAAAAATCCAAATCATACTTACGAAAAAAGTGGTAAGTACACAGTAAAACTTATTGTAATGTCAGCGAATGGCTGTTTAATGGAATACACTTTCACAGTTGAAGTTGTAGTACCATTCAAAATTGAAGTTTTCAATGTTTTCACTCCGAATAATGATAACATTAATGACAGATACAAGGTTAAATATACTGGTGATTATTTATATTTCCGAATGTTGATTTTCGACCGATGGGGAAGAAAATTACATGAAACAAAAGATATTGATGCAGGATGGAAATGCGATAATTGTTCCGATGGAACATATTATTATATAATTTACGCAAAAGGAAAAGACGGAAGTGAATATGATTTTCACGGAGCTCTTACTTTAATAAAATAA
- a CDS encoding glycosyltransferase family 39 protein: MRYKKETLIALTIFIVAFAMRIISINSTPKNWDEYIITYTSSNNQILYSSSTFDNKSFIENNITKVINNNFFFESGNCLLYNIVLYYWSCAFGSSDFATRLLSVICGALVVLFTFLLARKLFNINVAYISSAIAIIHPSLIQFSALSRTYEFATLLSLISSFYFVKIVYEKDKTINYFLYIISTIALLFAHYSAFYIIIVHALFAILFLRDKVKWKNLLICAAIVIVVFLAWYFAYGYKGFQQIAYRSEMRLKDAKEMNKWTKVISIKIMILYTYQLFTYLIGDSLHWDMLGWGYKMRYLILVLFIPIVFILFSFKNIKKNEMSKLFLIFTTGFSCFLLADLIAIKTGHTASFAKQYSQFSIPFIIIFLSIGIYEMFFMKNIFRYILFILLVVYFGIMIIYDFNNYFVSKNKFFSVIAKNIDNAYEKNDTVCYYYDTDAQQTNFHLKSNKTIIQKVDTSININKVMLFNRKNNRKIEIFDFTNAIIDRPLNKMLKKKSN; this comes from the coding sequence ATGAGATATAAAAAAGAAACATTAATTGCTTTAACAATATTCATAGTAGCTTTTGCTATGAGAATAATTTCAATAAATAGTACACCAAAGAACTGGGATGAATATATTATTACGTACACTTCTTCAAATAACCAGATACTTTATTCTTCTTCCACTTTTGATAACAAGTCGTTTATTGAAAATAATATTACAAAGGTTATAAATAATAACTTCTTTTTCGAATCGGGAAATTGCTTGTTGTATAATATTGTTCTGTATTACTGGTCATGTGCATTCGGAAGCAGCGATTTTGCAACAAGATTGCTTTCTGTAATTTGCGGTGCATTAGTTGTTTTATTTACTTTTTTGCTTGCAAGGAAATTATTCAATATAAATGTAGCATACATCAGTTCTGCGATTGCTATTATACATCCTTCGCTAATTCAATTCAGTGCGTTATCTCGTACTTATGAGTTTGCGACTTTGCTTTCGCTTATTTCGTCATTTTATTTTGTTAAAATAGTTTATGAAAAAGATAAAACAATAAATTATTTTTTATATATAATTTCAACTATTGCATTACTGTTTGCGCATTATTCTGCTTTCTATATAATTATAGTTCATGCACTATTTGCAATTTTATTTTTAAGAGACAAAGTTAAATGGAAAAATCTATTGATATGCGCTGCAATTGTAATAGTGGTTTTTCTTGCATGGTATTTTGCGTATGGATATAAAGGGTTTCAGCAGATAGCATACAGAAGTGAAATGAGGCTGAAAGATGCAAAAGAAATGAATAAATGGACTAAAGTAATAAGCATTAAAATTATGATTTTATATACATATCAGTTATTTACATACCTCATTGGCGACAGTTTGCATTGGGATATGCTTGGATGGGGCTATAAAATGAGGTATCTGATTTTAGTTCTTTTCATACCCATAGTTTTCATTTTATTCTCATTTAAAAATATAAAAAAAAATGAAATGAGTAAGTTGTTTCTGATTTTTACTACTGGTTTTTCATGTTTTTTGTTGGCTGACTTGATAGCAATTAAAACAGGACACACTGCTTCTTTTGCAAAACAATATTCGCAATTTTCTATCCCTTTTATAATAATTTTTTTATCAATAGGAATTTATGAAATGTTTTTCATGAAAAATATTTTTAGGTATATCCTTTTTATTTTGCTTGTAGTGTATTTTGGCATAATGATAATTTATGATTTTAATAATTATTTTGTATCAAAGAATAAATTTTTCAGTGTGATTGCAAAGAATATTGATAATGCTTATGAAAAAAATGATACTGTTTGTTATTATTATGATACTGATGCCCAACAAACAAATTTTCATCTTAAATCAAATAAAACAATAATCCAAAAAGTTGACACTTCAATAAATATAAATAAAGTAATGCTTTTTAACAGAAAAAATAATAGAAAAATTGAAATTTTTGATTTTACAAATGCAATAATTGACAGACCTTTGAATAAAATGCTTAAGAAAAAAAGTAATTGA
- a CDS encoding class I SAM-dependent methyltransferase: MNRIELINYLIKRYNYKKYLEIGCNKNECFDNIICENKIGVDPYNGGNVRMNSNKYFLLNKLNVFNKQNFDIVFIDGLHYSVQTYKDIKNSLKILNKAGTIIVHDCHPINEKEALFPDQGTKNWNGDVWKALVYYRQNPDIDIVTANFDWGCGIIKIRQNTDIINLNKKYTELTWNDYIENNERWLRLKSFEEIENWL; the protein is encoded by the coding sequence ATGAATAGAATTGAATTGATAAATTATTTAATAAAAAGATATAATTATAAAAAATATCTTGAAATAGGATGCAATAAAAATGAATGTTTTGATAATATAATTTGCGAAAATAAAATTGGTGTTGACCCATATAATGGCGGAAATGTCAGGATGAATTCAAATAAATATTTTTTATTGAACAAATTAAATGTTTTTAATAAACAAAATTTCGATATCGTTTTTATTGATGGGCTGCATTATTCTGTTCAGACATACAAGGACATTAAAAATTCTTTAAAAATTCTGAATAAAGCAGGAACAATTATTGTACATGACTGCCATCCCATAAATGAAAAAGAAGCATTATTTCCTGACCAGGGAACTAAAAATTGGAACGGTGATGTTTGGAAAGCTTTGGTTTATTATAGGCAAAATCCCGATATTGATATTGTAACTGCCAATTTTGACTGGGGTTGCGGCATTATTAAAATAAGACAAAATACTGATATAATTAATTTAAATAAAAAATATACCGAACTTACTTGGAATGACTATATTGAAAACAATGAAAGATGGCTTAGATTAAAAAGTTTTGAGGAAATTGAAAATTGGTTATAA
- a CDS encoding flavin reductase family protein, whose amino-acid sequence MKKQIGPSTTFFPMPAALVVTGTAENPNIITIGWISIVSGNPPTIAFSLLNKRHSLQLIRKNSVFTVNIPPADKYKEADYCGIVSGKNTNKFKDVNFTAMESLKVDVPLIKECPLNMECRVIKEMELGERIIIFGEILETHVDSDKFSNNKIDIKKINPLVYCSTIREYWTIGEKLGLGFSAGNYFTKKTKTE is encoded by the coding sequence ATGAAAAAGCAAATAGGTCCTTCGACCACATTTTTTCCCATGCCTGCTGCTTTGGTGGTAACGGGCACTGCTGAAAATCCAAATATAATTACTATTGGCTGGATAAGTATTGTTAGTGGTAATCCGCCAACAATCGCCTTTTCACTGTTAAATAAAAGACATTCATTGCAACTAATAAGAAAAAATTCTGTCTTTACGGTTAATATTCCTCCGGCAGATAAATATAAAGAAGCCGATTATTGCGGAATAGTTTCCGGAAAAAATACGAACAAGTTCAAAGATGTGAATTTTACAGCAATGGAAAGCTTAAAAGTAGATGTGCCGCTTATAAAAGAATGTCCGCTGAATATGGAATGTAGAGTTATAAAGGAAATGGAACTTGGCGAAAGAATAATTATTTTTGGTGAAATTCTCGAAACACACGTTGATTCGGATAAATTTAGTAATAATAAGATTGATATAAAAAAAATAAATCCACTTGTTTATTGTTCGACAATTCGTGAGTATTGGACAATAGGGGAGAAGCTTGGTTTGGGATTTAGTGCCGGAAATTATTTTACAAAGAAAACAAAAACCGAATAA
- a CDS encoding polysaccharide deacetylase family protein: protein MNNHNERKLIITVDVDSPVKLMNFYKINNVVFDQNKLELFYKTAWNRALDFFNQRNIKVTFFVVGDELESSEAIKNIILQAHKYGHEIENHTYSHPFGLANLPEEKIKEEIKMCNQIIAKITGITPIGFRSPGCSVNSKVINIAVDLGLKYDSSGFWSIVVPIIRILHGALFKNGLNNADFGTVTNKLEQYPYTPSANNWLVPDAKSHKFLELPFSRTNVLGLPFYNSFNLWAPSIYSNYISKKINKPYMMYLFHIIEFMDLSDGIPNELAVHPNIKISVKNKIQKSERIISNLMERYELINTRSFVNSFFNGNVH from the coding sequence ATGAATAATCATAACGAACGAAAACTAATTATCACTGTTGATGTGGATTCACCGGTAAAACTCATGAATTTCTATAAGATTAATAATGTGGTTTTCGATCAGAATAAGCTTGAATTGTTTTACAAAACAGCTTGGAATAGAGCATTGGACTTTTTTAACCAGCGAAATATAAAAGTTACTTTCTTTGTGGTTGGAGACGAGCTTGAAAGCAGTGAAGCTATTAAAAATATTATTTTGCAAGCGCACAAGTATGGTCATGAAATAGAAAACCACACCTATTCTCATCCTTTTGGGTTGGCAAATTTGCCTGAAGAAAAAATAAAGGAAGAAATTAAAATGTGTAATCAAATAATAGCGAAAATAACCGGTATTACTCCAATAGGTTTTCGCTCTCCCGGCTGTAGTGTCAATTCAAAGGTAATTAATATTGCTGTAGATTTGGGGCTTAAATATGATTCTTCGGGATTTTGGTCAATTGTGGTGCCTATTATTAGAATCTTGCATGGAGCGCTTTTTAAAAACGGACTCAATAATGCAGATTTCGGAACTGTTACTAATAAACTTGAACAATATCCATACACACCAAGTGCAAATAATTGGTTGGTTCCAGATGCGAAATCCCATAAATTTTTGGAATTGCCATTTTCAAGGACTAATGTACTGGGACTTCCGTTTTATAATAGTTTTAATTTATGGGCTCCTTCCATATATTCAAACTATATTTCAAAAAAAATAAATAAGCCGTATATGATGTATTTGTTCCATATAATTGAATTTATGGATTTGAGTGATGGTATTCCTAATGAACTTGCGGTTCACCCAAATATCAAAATTTCCGTTAAAAATAAAATACAAAAATCGGAAAGAATAATATCTAATTTAATGGAACGATATGAGTTGATTAATACCCGTAGCTTTGTGAATTCTTTTTTTAACGGGAATGTACATTAA
- a CDS encoding glycosyltransferase family 39 protein has translation MKFNREILIVLSIFIMAFAVRIISINYNSKTWDEFMITYTSSNCQVPFNTFSAFDNKSYNNNNIKSVISSNMRCESGNCLLYNIILYYWSSVFGSSDFATRLFSVICGALVVLFTFLLAKKLFNINVAYISSAIAIIHPSLIQFGVLTRSYEFAILLSLISSFYFVKIFYEKDKKINYFLYAISSIALLFAHYSAFYIILVHALFAILFLRDKVKWKNLFICGVIVLVVFLLWYFIYGYQGFQLMTQRNEMWLKEAREFDLWEKVISIKIMILYTYQLYTYLIGDYLHWDMLGWGYKMRYLALILLIPMAFILLSFKNKKTFELKKISLILTLGFSCFLLANILAVKSGHTLSYSFQYSQFSVPFIIISLSIGIYEIFFVRNILKYFLFVLFTVYIGVMIIYDFNTYFVTRNKFFNVIAKKIDNVYEKNDTVFYYYFTDAQQTNFHLKSNKTIIQKVDTSININKVILRNRNNNREIEIFDFTGGKINRPLIRPLKKKKVAKL, from the coding sequence ATGAAATTTAACAGAGAAATATTAATTGTTTTATCAATATTCATAATGGCTTTTGCTGTGAGAATAATTTCAATAAACTATAACTCCAAGACATGGGATGAGTTTATGATTACATACACTTCTTCAAATTGTCAGGTGCCTTTTAATACTTTTTCGGCTTTTGATAATAAGTCATATAATAATAATAATATCAAAAGTGTTATTAGTAGTAATATGAGATGCGAATCGGGAAATTGTTTGTTATATAATATTATTCTATATTACTGGTCATCTGTTTTTGGAAGCAGCGATTTTGCTACAAGGTTATTTTCTGTAATTTGCGGTGCATTAGTTGTTTTATTTACTTTTTTACTTGCAAAGAAATTATTCAATATAAATGTTGCATACATTAGCTCTGCGATTGCTATTATTCATCCTTCGCTAATTCAGTTCGGTGTGCTAACTCGTTCATACGAATTTGCAATTTTACTTTCACTTATTTCATCATTTTATTTTGTTAAAATATTTTATGAAAAAGATAAAAAAATAAATTATTTTTTGTACGCAATTTCATCTATTGCGCTGCTGTTTGCACATTATTCGGCATTCTACATAATTCTAGTTCATGCATTATTTGCAATTTTATTTTTAAGAGATAAAGTTAAGTGGAAAAATCTTTTTATATGTGGTGTGATTGTGCTCGTTGTGTTCTTGTTATGGTATTTTATTTATGGATACCAGGGATTTCAATTGATGACTCAAAGAAATGAAATGTGGCTCAAAGAAGCAAGGGAATTTGATTTGTGGGAAAAAGTTATAAGTATAAAAATAATGATTTTATATACATATCAATTATACACATATTTGATTGGCGACTATTTACATTGGGATATGCTTGGCTGGGGCTATAAAATGAGATACCTTGCTCTAATACTTTTAATCCCGATGGCTTTTATTTTGCTTTCTTTTAAAAATAAAAAGACATTTGAATTAAAAAAAATATCATTAATTCTAACTCTTGGGTTTTCATGTTTTTTATTGGCTAATATTTTAGCTGTTAAATCAGGGCACACTCTTTCTTATTCATTTCAATATTCGCAATTTTCTGTTCCTTTTATAATAATTTCTTTATCAATTGGAATTTACGAGATATTCTTTGTGAGAAATATTCTTAAGTACTTCCTTTTTGTTTTGTTCACAGTGTATATCGGTGTAATGATAATTTATGATTTCAATACTTATTTTGTAACAAGGAATAAATTCTTCAATGTAATTGCAAAGAAAATAGATAATGTCTACGAAAAAAATGATACTGTTTTTTATTATTATTTTACCGATGCGCAACAGACAAATTTTCATCTTAAATCAAATAAAACAATAATTCAAAAAGTTGACACTTCAATAAACATAAATAAAGTTATATTACGCAACAGGAATAATAACAGAGAAATTGAAATATTTGATTTTACAGGAGGAAAAATTAACAGACCTTTGATTAGACCGTTAAAGAAAAAGAAGGTAGCAAAATTATAG